In one Shewanella loihica PV-4 genomic region, the following are encoded:
- a CDS encoding 2Fe-2S iron-sulfur cluster-binding protein — MTTFYLDGQAFEAKAGESVLDTLIRHGQRVNYSCKKGVCKTCLLQHVDGEMAIGAQRGLTLGLKQRHYLCSCQCKPTPALRLKSILPQDLFIGAKIQEKQFINEAVVRVRLVLDEPLAHHPGQYINLRRFDGLTRSYSPTSLPGEPFLELHVRRKYNGQFSDWLYHHAGIGESLLVQGPLGSRYYRTAYRDAKLIIVAFGSGLGVAHGMLMQALAQGHQGEIFLYVGARDDNDLYLHPKLLKMMLEHRQFHYQACITGQSESKGRRVIHANPFSEALKCHQFDRQQHLFLCGEPGLVNESREIAFLNGFPIERIHSLSFEYKDLRKRPRG, encoded by the coding sequence ATGACAACATTTTACCTCGACGGTCAGGCATTTGAGGCCAAGGCCGGTGAGTCGGTATTGGACACCCTGATACGCCATGGTCAGCGGGTCAATTACTCCTGTAAGAAGGGGGTGTGCAAAACCTGTCTGCTACAACATGTCGATGGCGAGATGGCGATTGGCGCCCAGCGCGGCCTGACCCTGGGGCTGAAGCAGCGTCACTATCTCTGCTCCTGTCAGTGTAAGCCCACTCCAGCCTTGCGCCTCAAGTCTATCTTGCCTCAGGACCTCTTCATCGGCGCCAAGATCCAGGAGAAGCAGTTTATCAATGAGGCCGTGGTGCGCGTTCGCTTGGTTCTTGATGAACCTCTGGCGCACCATCCGGGGCAGTATATTAATTTACGGCGCTTCGATGGCTTGACCCGCAGCTATTCGCCCACCAGCCTGCCGGGGGAGCCCTTTTTAGAGCTGCATGTGCGGCGCAAATACAACGGTCAGTTCAGTGACTGGCTGTATCACCACGCGGGGATAGGCGAGAGCCTGCTGGTGCAGGGGCCGCTGGGCAGTCGCTATTATCGCACCGCCTATCGCGATGCCAAGCTGATCATCGTCGCCTTCGGCAGCGGTCTGGGAGTGGCCCACGGCATGTTGATGCAAGCGCTGGCCCAGGGCCATCAGGGGGAGATCTTCCTTTATGTTGGCGCGCGGGACGATAACGACCTCTATCTGCACCCTAAATTACTTAAGATGATGCTGGAGCATCGCCAGTTTCATTATCAGGCCTGTATCACGGGGCAGAGTGAGAGCAAGGGGCGGCGGGTGATCCACGCCAACCCGTTTAGCGAGGCGCTTAAGTGTCATCAATTTGACCGTCAGCAGCACCTGTTTCTCTGTGGCGAACCTGGCCTGGTTAACGAGAGCCGGGAGATCGCCTTTCTTAACGGTTTCCCCATCGAGCGGATCCACAGCCTGTCGTTCGAGTATAAAGATCTGCGTAAACGTCCAAGGGGCTAG
- a CDS encoding GNAT family N-acetyltransferase: MLIRIAIEDDLTLLAPLFDRYRQSLGQTSALVDSGDFLQARLHENDSVIFIAQLDQAIVGFIQLYPSFSSRLLKPVWYFDDLYVEEAFRHQGIATRLVEKARELADETNVMAVRREHLGGDGFIFVDECDTRALFAEQAVNQN; encoded by the coding sequence ATGCTGATACGAATTGCAATTGAAGATGACTTGACCCTGCTGGCGCCTTTGTTTGACCGTTACCGTCAGAGCCTTGGACAAACCTCCGCACTGGTCGACAGTGGTGACTTTCTGCAGGCCCGCCTGCATGAGAACGATTCGGTGATCTTCATTGCTCAGCTGGACCAGGCGATTGTCGGTTTCATTCAGCTTTATCCTTCTTTCTCCTCGCGTCTACTTAAACCCGTTTGGTACTTTGACGATCTTTACGTCGAAGAGGCTTTCCGCCATCAAGGCATAGCCACCCGTCTGGTTGAGAAGGCCAGGGAACTGGCAGATGAGACCAATGTGATGGCGGTGCGTCGCGAGCATCTCGGCGGCGATGGCTTTATCTTTGTCGATGAATGCGACACTCGTGCCCTGTTTGCCGAGCAGGCGGTTAACCAAAACTGA
- a CDS encoding VOC family protein encodes MNQDQTINYIEIPVKDIAATKAFFGKVFGWQFEDYGPEYSCFTNAGIAGGFFLSDKGFDIASGSPLIVLYAKALEVCLTSVADAGALITQEIFSFPGGRRFHFKDPNGNEFAVWSE; translated from the coding sequence ATGAATCAAGACCAGACCATTAACTATATCGAGATCCCGGTTAAGGATATTGCCGCGACCAAGGCCTTCTTTGGCAAGGTGTTCGGCTGGCAGTTTGAAGATTATGGTCCCGAGTACAGCTGCTTTACCAATGCCGGTATTGCCGGTGGATTTTTTCTGTCGGATAAAGGATTCGATATCGCCTCTGGTTCGCCGTTAATCGTACTCTATGCCAAGGCGCTAGAGGTATGTTTAACCTCGGTTGCCGATGCGGGCGCCTTGATCACCCAGGAGATCTTCTCATTTCCTGGCGGTCGTCGTTTTCATTTTAAGGACCCAAACGGTAACGAGTTTGCGGTATGGTCTGAGTAA
- a CDS encoding 5-carboxymethyl-2-hydroxymuconate Delta-isomerase: MPHCIVEYSAPLAQQIAIDNLVEQVHRGAIESELFEPASIKSRAYSAEHYCVGEAKAASFIHISFKIMPGRSSEQKLHLMQCVDRLIAPLCASVSSITMEVLDIEREHYFKRLND; encoded by the coding sequence ATGCCTCATTGTATCGTCGAATATAGCGCGCCGCTGGCGCAGCAGATTGCCATCGACAACCTGGTTGAGCAGGTGCATCGCGGCGCCATCGAGAGCGAGCTGTTTGAGCCTGCCAGTATCAAGTCTCGCGCCTATAGCGCCGAGCATTACTGTGTTGGCGAGGCAAAAGCTGCTAGCTTTATTCATATCAGCTTTAAGATCATGCCGGGGCGCAGCAGCGAGCAAAAATTGCACCTGATGCAGTGTGTCGATCGCCTGATCGCGCCGCTGTGCGCTTCTGTATCCAGCATCACCATGGAGGTGCTGGATATCGAACGTGAACACTATTTTAAACGGCTAAATGATTAA
- a CDS encoding substrate-binding periplasmic protein: MQLTRALMLAAGLLAAQPIYAGEVEIERVMRVCVDHYPPFQILQPEQPPIGENIAALELFASLLQRQLTFIASPNFARCLHMLEQGSVDVLAGIYAKPERAAFSYFLPYRNDGRFVFISQQTLANVNDYEDLSALSIGVSRETEYFDRFDSDAKLNKVQTNDVISATNMLLKGRFDLLIVSEVVLPSLRARFSDFDDKLKVHPYTHEEQRLVYFGVSKRHQMAIPLGEMQAIIGKAYEEGRFMQAVEEFATHHLEHY, translated from the coding sequence ATGCAGCTTACTAGGGCCTTGATGTTGGCGGCGGGCTTGCTCGCCGCGCAGCCCATCTACGCCGGCGAGGTCGAAATTGAGCGAGTAATGCGGGTCTGCGTCGACCACTATCCGCCGTTTCAGATCCTACAGCCTGAGCAGCCACCCATAGGTGAGAATATCGCCGCGCTCGAGCTGTTTGCCAGCCTGTTACAGCGCCAGTTAACCTTTATTGCCAGCCCCAACTTCGCCCGTTGCCTGCATATGCTAGAGCAGGGTAGCGTCGATGTGTTGGCCGGAATATACGCCAAGCCTGAGCGTGCCGCCTTTAGCTATTTTCTGCCCTATCGCAATGACGGTCGCTTCGTCTTCATCAGCCAACAGACGCTGGCGAACGTGAATGACTATGAGGATCTCAGCGCGCTTTCTATCGGCGTGTCGCGGGAGACAGAGTATTTCGATCGTTTCGACAGCGATGCCAAGCTGAACAAGGTGCAGACCAATGATGTGATCTCGGCAACCAACATGCTACTCAAGGGGCGCTTCGATCTGCTAATCGTCTCAGAGGTGGTACTGCCTAGCCTGAGGGCCCGTTTCAGTGATTTCGACGACAAGCTTAAGGTGCATCCTTATACCCACGAGGAGCAGCGCCTGGTCTATTTCGGCGTGAGTAAGCGACATCAGATGGCGATCCCCCTGGGTGAGATGCAGGCGATTATCGGCAAGGCCTATGAAGAGGGGCGCTTCATGCAGGCGGTCGAGGAGTTTGCCACGCATCATCTCGAGCATTATTGA
- the asnB gene encoding asparagine synthase B, whose protein sequence is MCSIFAILDIQTDATPLRQVALEMSKLLRHRGPDWSGIYASDKAILAHERLAIVDIEHGAQPLLSEDESLILAVNGEIYNHKELKAELGDKYSYQTNSDCEVILALYQEYGTEFLDKLNGIFAFVLYDKRSDSYLIGRDHMGIIPLYTGHDAEGNFYVASEMKALMPVCKTVETFKPGHYLTKSGETHYYQRDWQSFEAVQDNAASVEELREALEAAVKRQLMSDVPYGVLLSGGLDSSVVSAITQTFAKRRIEDDGASDAWWPQLHSFAVGLTGAPDLAAAQKVADAIGTIHHEITFSFQEGLDALKDVIYHLETYDVTTIRAATPMYLMARKIKAMGIKMVLSGEGADELFGGYLYFHKAPNAQAFHEELVRKLDKLHLFDCLRANKAMAAWGLEARVPFLDKAFIDTAMRINPEAKMSKDGRIEKHILRQAFEHKLPQEVAWRQKEQFSDGVGYSWIDGLKEHAAAQVDDLQLANAKFRFPYNTPETKEAYFYRCFFEEHFPLPSAAETVPGGKSVACSTPEALAWDESLQGIIDPSGRAVQSVHESAY, encoded by the coding sequence ATGTGTTCAATATTTGCGATTCTCGACATCCAAACCGATGCCACGCCGCTACGCCAAGTTGCCCTGGAGATGTCCAAGTTGCTGCGTCATCGCGGCCCCGACTGGTCAGGGATCTACGCCAGCGACAAGGCAATCCTCGCCCATGAGCGTCTGGCCATCGTCGATATCGAACATGGCGCCCAGCCACTGCTTTCAGAAGATGAAAGCCTGATCCTGGCGGTCAACGGTGAGATCTACAACCACAAGGAACTCAAGGCCGAACTGGGTGACAAGTACAGTTACCAGACCAACTCAGACTGCGAGGTGATCCTCGCCCTGTATCAGGAATATGGCACCGAATTTCTGGACAAGCTCAACGGTATCTTCGCCTTCGTGCTCTACGACAAGCGCAGCGACAGCTATTTGATTGGTAGGGATCACATGGGGATCATCCCCCTCTACACAGGCCATGATGCCGAAGGCAACTTCTATGTCGCCTCGGAGATGAAGGCGCTGATGCCCGTCTGTAAGACGGTCGAGACCTTTAAGCCTGGCCACTACCTGACCAAGAGCGGTGAGACCCACTACTACCAGCGCGACTGGCAATCTTTCGAGGCGGTACAGGACAACGCGGCCAGCGTGGAAGAACTGCGCGAGGCACTAGAAGCCGCGGTCAAGCGTCAGCTGATGTCAGATGTGCCCTACGGCGTACTGCTCTCCGGCGGACTGGACTCTTCCGTGGTATCGGCCATCACCCAGACTTTCGCCAAGCGCCGCATCGAAGATGACGGTGCCAGCGATGCCTGGTGGCCACAACTACACTCCTTCGCCGTTGGCCTGACCGGCGCGCCGGATCTGGCGGCGGCGCAGAAGGTGGCCGATGCCATAGGCACCATACACCATGAGATCACCTTCAGCTTCCAGGAAGGCCTAGATGCGCTTAAGGATGTGATCTATCACCTGGAAACCTACGATGTCACCACCATACGTGCGGCAACCCCCATGTATCTGATGGCACGTAAGATCAAGGCGATGGGGATCAAGATGGTATTATCTGGCGAAGGCGCCGACGAGCTGTTTGGCGGCTACCTCTATTTTCACAAGGCGCCAAACGCTCAGGCCTTCCACGAGGAGCTGGTGCGTAAACTAGATAAGCTGCACCTGTTCGACTGCCTGCGCGCCAACAAGGCGATGGCGGCCTGGGGCTTAGAGGCGCGCGTGCCCTTCCTCGACAAGGCCTTTATCGACACGGCGATGCGTATCAACCCTGAGGCCAAGATGTCCAAAGATGGCCGTATCGAGAAGCATATCCTGCGTCAGGCCTTCGAGCACAAGCTGCCGCAAGAGGTGGCATGGCGTCAGAAGGAGCAGTTTAGCGATGGCGTCGGCTACTCCTGGATCGATGGTCTGAAGGAACATGCCGCGGCCCAGGTGGACGATCTGCAACTGGCCAACGCCAAGTTCAGGTTCCCTTACAACACGCCGGAAACCAAGGAAGCCTACTTCTACCGCTGCTTCTTCGAAGAGCACTTCCCGCTGCCATCGGCCGCCGAGACAGTGCCAGGTGGCAAGTCGGTCGCCTGCTCTACCCCCGAGGCGCTGGCCTGGGATGAAAGCCTGCAAGGGATCATCGACCCCTCGGGTCGTGCGGTACAATCGGTGCACGAGAGTGCCTACTAG
- a CDS encoding M28 family metallopeptidase encodes MRFALPTCALVLLSACSQHAPQLSSEEQVPAFNEARFRLDIQTLSSDKFEGRAPTTQGEALTLDYLSKAFAAAGLVGANDGSFLQPVPMVSYTASESQTVTLGDLPMHYRQDIVLGSRHDNQGVEIKDAPLVFVGYGIKAPEYHWDDYQGLDMKGKIALILVNDPGFALPESGKFNGKAMTYYGRWSYKFEEASRQGALGAIIIHDTKPASYPWSVVENSWTGAQQDLVLDKATQDSRVQVEGWITKEKASELFDSAGLSLATLSDRAASSPVNVALQKSASIAFANKAEYADSYNVVATLPGQGASDEQILFTAHWDHIGLDTSKQGDQIYNGALDNASGTAGILEIARQFATQAKQGKPLKRSLTFVATTGEEQGLLGSRYYAANPVYPLDKTVAVFNLDSTNIYGRTSDYTIVGKGKSQLETYLVEAASGQQRTAVSETRPESGGFFRSDHFSFAKYGVPAVFAGGGNNPVDDATAKYKAEMKAQMKGCYHNVCDEYRADWDLSGALEDLGVYYQAAQRLGNNGDWPGYYAGTEFHQLRPATTKETTTAE; translated from the coding sequence ATGCGTTTTGCCCTACCCACCTGTGCTCTGGTGCTCCTCAGCGCCTGCAGCCAGCATGCTCCCCAGCTAAGTAGCGAAGAGCAAGTTCCCGCCTTCAACGAAGCCAGATTCAGGCTGGATATTCAGACCCTCTCCTCAGATAAATTTGAGGGCCGCGCCCCCACGACCCAAGGTGAGGCGCTGACGCTGGATTATCTCAGCAAGGCCTTTGCCGCCGCCGGACTGGTCGGTGCCAACGATGGCAGCTTCCTGCAGCCTGTGCCTATGGTCAGCTATACCGCCAGCGAATCACAAACCGTGACCCTTGGCGATCTGCCGATGCACTATCGTCAGGATATCGTCCTGGGCAGTCGCCACGACAACCAAGGGGTGGAGATTAAAGATGCGCCGCTGGTCTTCGTGGGCTATGGCATCAAGGCGCCGGAATATCATTGGGACGACTATCAAGGCCTGGATATGAAGGGCAAGATCGCCCTGATCCTGGTGAACGACCCCGGCTTTGCCCTGCCCGAGTCGGGCAAGTTTAATGGCAAGGCGATGACCTACTACGGCCGCTGGAGCTATAAGTTTGAGGAGGCTAGCCGCCAGGGTGCGCTCGGCGCCATCATCATCCACGATACCAAGCCCGCCTCCTATCCTTGGTCTGTGGTAGAAAACAGCTGGACAGGGGCTCAGCAAGATCTGGTACTGGATAAGGCCACGCAAGACAGCCGCGTACAGGTCGAAGGCTGGATCACCAAGGAGAAAGCCAGCGAGTTGTTCGACAGCGCTGGCTTGTCGCTGGCGACCTTAAGCGATCGCGCCGCCAGCAGCCCGGTGAATGTCGCACTGCAAAAATCCGCCAGCATCGCCTTCGCCAACAAGGCAGAATATGCCGATAGCTACAACGTGGTCGCCACCCTCCCCGGCCAAGGCGCAAGTGACGAGCAGATCCTCTTTACCGCCCACTGGGACCATATCGGCCTGGACACCAGCAAGCAGGGCGATCAGATCTATAACGGCGCCCTGGACAACGCCTCTGGCACAGCAGGGATCCTGGAGATTGCCCGCCAGTTTGCCACCCAGGCCAAGCAAGGTAAGCCGCTTAAGCGTTCGCTCACCTTCGTCGCCACCACAGGCGAAGAGCAAGGATTGTTAGGTTCGCGCTACTACGCCGCCAACCCTGTCTATCCTTTGGACAAGACAGTGGCCGTCTTCAACCTGGACAGCACCAATATCTATGGCCGTACATCGGATTACACTATCGTAGGCAAAGGTAAGTCACAACTGGAAACCTATCTGGTCGAGGCGGCCAGCGGCCAGCAGCGCACCGCGGTGAGTGAGACACGTCCTGAATCTGGCGGCTTCTTCCGCTCAGACCACTTCAGCTTCGCCAAGTATGGTGTGCCTGCGGTATTTGCCGGTGGCGGCAACAACCCCGTCGATGACGCCACGGCCAAATACAAGGCCGAGATGAAAGCGCAGATGAAGGGCTGTTACCACAATGTCTGCGACGAATATCGCGCCGACTGGGATCTCTCCGGCGCCCTGGAAGACCTTGGAGTCTACTATCAGGCCGCTCAACGCCTGGGTAACAACGGTGACTGGCCCGGCTATTATGCCGGCACCGAATTCCACCAACTGCGCCCGGCAACCACAAAAGAGACCACTACCGCCGAGTAA
- a CDS encoding HAD-IIA family hydrolase: MKNVICDIDGVLLHDNKLIPGSDKFIHRILEQGNPLVILTNYPVQTGKDLQNRLGAAGIQVPEECFYTSAMATADFLKHQTGDKAFVIGEGALTHELYKAGFTITDINPDFVIVGETRSYNWDMIHKAAQFVAAGARFIATNPDTHGPAHSPACGALCAPIERISGRMPFYVGKPSSWIIRSALNHIGGHSENTVIIGDNMRTDILAGFQAGLETILVTSGVSQIKDIDKEPFRPNHVFDCAGDIDVI, from the coding sequence ATGAAAAACGTAATTTGTGATATTGATGGTGTACTGCTACATGACAATAAGTTGATCCCTGGCAGCGATAAGTTTATCCATCGCATTCTCGAGCAGGGAAACCCGCTGGTCATATTGACCAACTACCCGGTACAGACGGGTAAAGATCTCCAAAACCGCCTCGGCGCCGCCGGTATCCAGGTACCGGAGGAGTGTTTCTACACCTCGGCCATGGCCACGGCAGACTTCCTCAAGCATCAGACGGGTGACAAGGCCTTTGTGATCGGCGAAGGCGCCCTCACCCACGAGCTTTACAAGGCCGGCTTTACCATTACCGACATCAACCCAGATTTTGTCATCGTCGGTGAGACCCGCTCCTACAACTGGGACATGATCCACAAGGCCGCCCAGTTTGTCGCCGCCGGCGCCCGCTTCATCGCCACTAACCCGGATACTCACGGCCCGGCCCACAGCCCTGCATGTGGTGCCCTTTGTGCACCTATCGAGCGCATCTCGGGTCGCATGCCCTTCTATGTGGGTAAGCCCAGCTCCTGGATCATCCGCAGCGCCCTGAACCATATCGGCGGCCACTCGGAAAATACCGTGATCATCGGCGATAACATGCGCACCGATATCCTGGCAGGATTCCAGGCGGGTCTGGAGACCATCTTAGTCACCAGCGGCGTCAGCCAGATAAAGGATATCGACAAGGAGCCATTCAGGCCCAACCATGTGTTTGACTGCGCCGGTGATATCGACGTCATCTAG
- the purN gene encoding phosphoribosylglycinamide formyltransferase, which translates to MSNCCRVLVLVSGNGSNLQAIIDGCDDNLDAEVVGVISNKPNAYGLVRAHQSEIDTSCVIPHEGESRSDYDLRLKAAIDKYQPDLIVLAGFMRILSDDFVKQFEGRMINIHPSLLPKYTGLHTHQRAIDAGDSEHGASVHFVTPELDAGPVILQAKVPVYPEDDASVLAERVHEQEHAIYPLVVKWFSQQRLRMTDGKAYLDDQLLSPMGYAAD; encoded by the coding sequence ATGTCCAACTGCTGTCGCGTTCTCGTCCTGGTCTCTGGTAATGGCAGCAATCTACAAGCCATCATCGACGGTTGTGACGATAACCTGGACGCCGAAGTCGTTGGGGTGATCAGCAATAAGCCCAATGCCTATGGCCTGGTGCGCGCGCATCAGAGTGAGATCGATACCAGCTGCGTGATCCCCCATGAGGGCGAGTCTCGCAGCGACTATGATCTGCGACTCAAGGCGGCCATCGACAAGTACCAGCCAGATCTTATCGTGCTGGCGGGCTTTATGCGTATCCTGAGCGACGATTTCGTCAAGCAGTTCGAGGGACGAATGATCAACATTCATCCTTCGCTGCTGCCGAAATACACAGGCCTGCATACCCATCAGCGGGCGATCGACGCCGGTGACAGCGAGCATGGCGCCAGCGTCCACTTCGTGACCCCAGAGCTGGATGCCGGCCCAGTGATCCTGCAGGCCAAGGTGCCCGTCTATCCCGAGGATGATGCCAGCGTGCTGGCAGAAAGGGTCCATGAGCAGGAACACGCCATCTATCCCCTGGTTGTAAAGTGGTTCAGCCAGCAACGCCTGCGTATGACAGACGGCAAGGCCTACCTTGACGATCAACTGTTAAGCCCCATGGGCTACGCCGCCGACTGA
- the purM gene encoding phosphoribosylformylglycinamidine cyclo-ligase → MSTPTQLSYKDAGVDIDAGNALVDNIKSAVKRTHRPEVMGNLGGFGALCELPTKYKHPVLVSGTDGVGTKLRLAIDYQKHDSVGVDLVAMCVNDLIVAGAEPLFFLDYYATGKLDVATATSVVNGIAEGCAQSGCALIGGETAEMPGMYEGEDYDLAGFCVGVVEKEDVLDGSKVVAGDALIALGSSGPHSNGYSLIRKVLEVSKADPQQDLEGKPLIDHLLEPTKIYVKPLLKLLEKHDIHAMAHITGGGFWENIPRVLPNDAKAVVKGDSWQWPTVFNWLMENGNIAEFEMYRTFNCGVGMIIALPQDQVDAALTLLKAEGENAWLIGDIASRNGDEEQVEIC, encoded by the coding sequence GTGAGCACTCCTACCCAGCTAAGCTATAAAGATGCAGGTGTTGATATCGACGCAGGCAATGCCCTTGTAGACAATATTAAATCTGCCGTTAAACGTACCCACCGCCCCGAAGTTATGGGCAACCTAGGTGGTTTTGGCGCACTTTGCGAGCTGCCAACTAAGTACAAACATCCAGTTCTTGTGTCTGGCACCGATGGTGTTGGTACCAAGCTTAGACTGGCTATCGATTATCAGAAGCATGACAGCGTCGGCGTCGACCTGGTTGCCATGTGTGTCAACGATCTGATTGTTGCCGGTGCAGAGCCCCTGTTTTTCCTCGACTATTACGCCACTGGCAAGCTAGATGTTGCGACCGCGACCTCTGTGGTTAACGGTATCGCCGAAGGTTGTGCTCAATCAGGTTGCGCTCTAATCGGTGGTGAAACCGCCGAAATGCCTGGCATGTACGAAGGCGAAGACTACGACTTAGCTGGCTTCTGCGTCGGCGTGGTCGAGAAAGAAGATGTGCTGGACGGTTCTAAAGTGGTTGCCGGTGACGCGCTGATCGCCCTGGGCTCAAGCGGTCCACACTCAAACGGTTACTCGCTGATCCGCAAGGTACTGGAAGTGAGCAAGGCCGATCCTCAGCAAGACCTCGAAGGCAAGCCGCTTATCGATCACCTGCTGGAACCGACCAAGATTTATGTTAAGCCGCTGCTTAAGCTGCTTGAGAAGCATGACATCCATGCCATGGCGCATATCACTGGCGGTGGCTTCTGGGAAAACATCCCACGCGTGCTACCTAATGATGCTAAAGCCGTGGTAAAAGGCGACTCATGGCAATGGCCTACCGTTTTCAACTGGTTGATGGAAAACGGTAATATCGCCGAGTTTGAAATGTACCGTACCTTCAACTGTGGTGTTGGCATGATCATCGCCCTACCACAGGATCAGGTCGATGCGGCGCTAACCCTGCTTAAGGCCGAAGGTGAAAACGCTTGGCTCATCGGTGACATTGCCAGCCGCAATGGCGACGAAGAGCAAGTGGAGATTTGCTAA
- the upp gene encoding uracil phosphoribosyltransferase — protein sequence MKVVEVKHPLVRHKIGLMREGDISTKRFRELAAEVGSLLTYEATADFETEKVTIEGWNGPVEVEQIKGKKVTVVPILRAGLGMMDGVLEHVPSARISVVGIYRDEETLEPVPYFEKLASNMHERIALVVDPMLATGGSMISTIDLLKERGCTSIKALVLVAAPEGIAALEKAHPDIELYTASIDKCLNENGYILPGLGDAGDKIFGTK from the coding sequence ATGAAAGTGGTCGAAGTTAAGCATCCTCTGGTACGTCATAAGATTGGCTTGATGCGTGAAGGAGATATTAGTACTAAGCGTTTCCGTGAGTTAGCGGCTGAAGTGGGTAGCCTGTTGACCTATGAAGCGACCGCTGACTTTGAAACCGAGAAGGTCACTATCGAAGGATGGAACGGTCCAGTAGAAGTTGAGCAGATCAAGGGTAAGAAGGTTACCGTAGTGCCTATTCTGCGTGCCGGTCTTGGCATGATGGATGGCGTACTTGAGCACGTCCCGAGTGCACGTATCTCTGTTGTGGGTATCTATCGCGACGAAGAGACGCTGGAACCTGTGCCTTACTTTGAGAAGCTTGCCAGCAATATGCATGAACGTATCGCATTGGTGGTCGACCCTATGTTGGCAACCGGCGGCTCTATGATCTCAACTATCGATCTGCTTAAAGAGCGTGGCTGCACCTCAATCAAGGCGTTGGTATTAGTCGCGGCGCCAGAAGGCATCGCGGCGCTTGAGAAGGCCCACCCAGATATCGAGCTTTACACCGCTTCTATCGACAAGTGCCTTAACGAGAACGGTTACATCCTGCCTGGTCTGGGTGATGCTGGCGATAAGATCTTCGGGACTAAGTAA
- a CDS encoding Na+/H+ antiporter family protein — translation MNAVVIAVCLMLGLSLARVNVVIALTVSALVAGLVGGMNLDQTVDAFNTGLGGGAQIALSYALLGAFAVALSHSGLTTLISRKVIAQLGQEESPGNVNKVRWFLLLAILAMAVSSQNILPIHIAFIPILIPPLLHVMSKLKLDRRLVACVLTFGLVTTYMILPVGFGGIFLNDILLSNLTSNNLDAVREQIPSAMLIPALGMVVGLFIAVFISYRKPREYKEELILAAEPEETLNRRNIIIALVAIASTLAVQLYTGSMIFGALIGFIIFSFSGALKHVADQDIFNQGVRMMANIGFIMISAAGFAAVVKATGDVGTLVDSLSHLIGDNRALAAFLMLVVGLLITMGIGSSFSTIPIIATIYVPLAISFGFSVPATIALVGTAAALGDAGSPASDSTLGPTAGLNADGQHDHIRDSVIPTFIHYNIPLLISGWIAAMVL, via the coding sequence ATGAATGCAGTTGTTATTGCCGTTTGCTTGATGTTGGGCCTTAGCCTTGCCCGGGTAAACGTCGTTATCGCACTCACCGTGAGTGCATTGGTCGCCGGACTCGTCGGCGGCATGAACCTAGATCAGACGGTCGACGCCTTTAATACCGGCCTTGGCGGCGGCGCGCAGATCGCCCTGAGCTATGCCCTGTTGGGCGCCTTTGCCGTGGCCCTGTCACACTCGGGACTCACCACGCTTATCTCCCGCAAGGTGATCGCCCAGTTAGGACAAGAAGAAAGCCCTGGCAACGTCAACAAGGTGCGCTGGTTCCTCTTGCTGGCTATCCTGGCCATGGCGGTATCGTCACAAAACATTCTGCCGATTCATATTGCCTTCATTCCGATCTTAATTCCGCCGCTGTTGCATGTGATGTCTAAGCTCAAGCTCGACCGACGTCTGGTGGCCTGTGTGCTCACCTTCGGCCTAGTGACCACCTATATGATCCTGCCCGTGGGTTTTGGTGGTATCTTCCTCAACGACATCTTGCTCTCTAACCTCACCAGCAACAACTTAGATGCGGTGCGCGAGCAGATCCCATCGGCCATGTTAATCCCGGCCCTAGGCATGGTGGTGGGGCTATTCATCGCCGTATTCATCAGCTATCGCAAGCCAAGAGAGTATAAAGAAGAGTTGATCCTCGCCGCCGAGCCGGAGGAGACCCTCAATCGCCGTAACATCATCATCGCCCTGGTCGCTATTGCCTCTACCCTAGCGGTGCAGCTCTATACCGGCTCGATGATCTTCGGCGCCCTCATCGGCTTTATCATCTTTAGCTTCTCTGGCGCCCTCAAGCATGTGGCCGATCAGGATATCTTTAACCAAGGCGTACGCATGATGGCCAACATAGGTTTCATCATGATCTCGGCCGCCGGTTTCGCCGCCGTGGTCAAGGCCACAGGCGACGTGGGCACCCTGGTTGATTCCCTCAGCCATCTCATCGGTGACAACCGCGCCTTGGCGGCCTTCTTGATGTTGGTGGTCGGGCTGCTCATCACCATGGGAATCGGCTCATCGTTTTCCACCATCCCGATTATTGCCACCATCTATGTGCCGCTGGCCATCAGCTTCGGCTTCTCGGTACCGGCCACCATAGCGCTTGTCGGCACGGCTGCGGCGCTGGGTGATGCGGGCTCACCGGCTTCGGATTCGACCCTGGGCCCAACGGCCGGTCTTAACGCCGACGGTCAGCATGATCACATTCGTGACAGCGTGATCCCAACCTTTATCCACTACAACATCCCCTTGTTGATCTCGGGTTGGATAGCGGCCATGGTGCTTTAG